A stretch of DNA from Nitrospira sp. KM1:
TCGAGAGCGTCATTAAGAAAGCCGTCTTGATTGCCCGTGAAGTCGGAGCGACCTATATTCAGGCCTATACCTCCTGCAACATCGAATACGCGATTCCCACTGATAAAGTCATGGAAGACGCAAAGACGGTTGAGAATGACCGGTATGCGTTTTCCGAATACATCAGTGACGAAGCCAAACAGTACTTGACCGAGCGGTACGGCTATAAAGAATTCCTTCCGAAGCCAGCTGCTCCAGCCGCCGCGATTCCCGGCAAAGCGTAGTTGACAACAGGGAGGCTGAATCATGGCAAAACGGTTCAACATTCGGATGGCGGGTGTCGGTGGTCAGGGTGTCGTCACGGGCTCGCATATTTTGAGCACGGCCGTCATCAACGCCGGCGGTGAAAGCACAATCGTGCCGTTCTACGGATCAGAAAAGCGGATGGCCCCCGTTGAAAGTTACGTTCGTGTATCGGACGAAGCCATCTATGAAATTGGCGAGATCACGTTCCCGCACATCATCATTATCTTCCATCCTCAGGTCATCACACACGGCAAGTCCTATACGATGCCGTTCTATTTTGGATTGAAGGAAGATGGGGTGGCGCTCATCAATAATGACGGTCCGATGAAGCTGCACAAGGATCAAGCACGTGAATTGGAAGAACGACGGGCCAAGCTGTATTACTTCCCCGCGACTAAAATTTCCTTGGAAGTTGCAGGGATGGATCTTGCCACCAATATGGCGCTCATGGGGTGTATCGGTGCCATTACAGGTTTAACCAACATGAACGGATTGGAGCAGGCCGTAAAAGACCGATTCTTGGGCAAAGGATTTGTGGTATCCGGAGGCACGGCGGCATTGGATAGCGTCGTCGAGCGGAAATTCAAGAAGAAACAGGAATTGATTGAAAAAAATGTCGCGGTCATGCGGGCCGGATGGAACTATGCCGTCGATCATGGTTGGGCGGCAGCCGACGTGAAACGCGCGGAAGAGCCGGTCGCTGCAGCCAGCGCATAAAGGAGCACTATGTATCTCGTAGCCGATATCAGCGTCGAAATCTGTGCCGCGAAAAGCTGTAAGCTCTGTACCCAGTATTGTCCGGAAGCCAATACCATCCTCTACAGCGACGAGATGGGAAAGGACAAGGGATTCAAGTACGGGTCGGCCTATGTCGCGGTGGATCGGTGTAAAGGCTGCGCACAATGCGTGTGGGTCTGTGACAACATGGCTAAGAACAATGCAATCAAGATGATCATGATCGATCAACTGCCGAAGGCCGCGTTGACCGACAATGTGACATACGGTGAAAAAAGTACGACTGCAGTCCTGGCAAGCCCAGTCGTCGGGTAGCCTACGAGCGTTAGGCGTTAGAAAGGGGAACGGGCGTGGCAACAACGCAAGATACGAGAGAAAAAATCATCGTTCCTGGCCCGGCGGGTTTTCATCCGCCTTCAGCGGCGCAACTCGGTGTCGCACTCCCCGATCCCGGGCAGGGCCTGTATTATGGATTGCTCGAGCCGAACGAGGAGAAGGTCATTGAAGAGATGGCTCGGAAGATGCTGACCAGCCCCAATGCCACCATTTTTCCTGGACCCCTTCTGCTCTGGGCCTGGAATGATCATGCGGTCGAAAAGGCAAAAGCCACGTTGGAAATTGCCGCGCAGATCCCCGAGGTCATGATCATCCCCATGCCGGATTACCGGCCGAAATATCCAAAGATCGATCCTGAAGAAGTCATCAACCCCAACCATCCGAACTTGACGATCTGGGGCAATAAGATCGAGGCGTGTATTTTTATCGGCGTGCATTGTCACTACGCAAATCTCACATTGAAGATGATTCGTGCGGGAACCAATTGTTGTACGATGGCGATCTGTGCCGAGCAGGGTCATGAAGATGCGATGCTGACGATCCGGGACTCGGATACTTTGAAAATCAAACGGGTCGCGCAGATCTTCAAAAAAGTTCGTGAAGAAATGGGTATTCAGTTGCCCAGCAGCGGTGAGAATGTCCGTTTCACGGGCACTCAGTCCAAAGTGCATGGCGGGAAATCTCATACCAATCCGATGACGTTTGCGCCATCGCCCGGTGGGGCTGGCAGCGCGGCGATGTTCGGTCATTCTCCGGAACAGATGAAGCGAGAAGGGTAGCCCGAAAAGTCGGCTCACCACTTTTTTAAAGAGGTGCGATTATGAGCGAAGCGTTAGAGACCCAGCAAAAGACAAATCCACAGGGTGATCCAATCACCAGCGTGGCGGCTCCGAAATCCGACGGGAAAAAGGATCCGCATGCCGAGGCAAAACGGCAGAAAGTCGTGACGCCGGAATATCTGTTTCACGAGGCTCCCAGGACGAAGGAATTTATTACGGGCAGCGAAGCCGCCAAGGAAGCGATTCGGCGCTCTAACGTCGATCTGGCTATTGCCTATCCGATTACCCCCCAGAGCGAAACGATGCAGCTCGTCGGCGTGCTCTATGGGGAAGGATATGTGAAGGAATATTATCGCGGCGAAGAAGAAGTCGGCGTCATGGCGGCGATTGCGGGAGGTTCTCGTGCGGGTGTCCGCTGCTATACGGCGACCGCTGGCCCTGGCACCTTGCGCGGTCTCGAAGGCATCGCCTCCTGGCCTGGCCACCGGCTTCCCGTCGTGGCCATGTTTACCTGTCGCGTCGTCAACGCTCCGCTGGCGATTCAGCCCGACAATATTGAAGTCTCGTATCTCTTGAACTGCGGCATGATCGTTTTCCACGCTGAAAATCAGCAGGACATGTTTGATTTCACCATGGCCGGATTCACCATCAGTGAAAAAAATGATGTGACCTTGCCGGTCGGCGTGTGCTGTGACGGCTTCTTTGTCACGCATGCCCGCGGGTACGTACGCATGCAGGACAGAAGCATGAAACTTCCGCCACGCGAAGCCTGGCGTGGTGCGGTTCCCGTGTTGGATGCGGAGAACCCTCCTGCGCGGCTGTCGCGTGACGCTCCGGTACAAAAGTCCAATTTCATGGCCTACAACATCCACGCCGTGTGGCAGCAGGAAGTCTGGGCCGCAGTGGAACGTTCCCGTAAGTACATCAATCAATATCTCGGCGGACTGCTGACAGCCGAAAATATTGACGGGGCGGACGCCATCATCATTGCTTCCGGTAGCGCCGCAGCACAATCACGCGAAGCGGTCCGGATTTGCAAAGAAAAGGGCTTAAACGTCGGGATCATCAAGATTCGTTCGCTTCGGCCATTCCCCACGAAAGAGCTTCGACAGCTCTGCGGGAACGTTAAGCTGATCGTTATCCCTGAATTCAATTACGTCGGATGGCTGGCGAAAGAGGTTGCGACGGCAATCTACGGTTTTTCCAAAGCCAAGATCATCGGTGGTCCGCGCGTCTATGGCGGTCAGTCGATGCCAGTGGAGTTGATCGTAGACGAAGTTGAATCTGGCCTGACGGGCAAGAAATCCACCAATGTGGCGATGTCACAGATCATGGGCGGTGCCGTCAATCCTGATGAAGTCGCTCACTTCATGCGCAGTATCTGATCGACGCAACATTCGGAAAAAGAAGAGCCCGATTCCCAAGAGGGAATCGGGCTCTTTCATTATTGGCATAAGAGCGGGCTGGATCTCTTCTATCCTTGAATCTCGTCCTCCACCATTTCCTCGCTGGACGGCATGCCGTACGCGACATATTTGGCATAGGACAGGTAGATCATGGCGCTGTCGCGCATAGCTTTTGATCCTTGCATCATACGCACCAGTTTGTCTGATCCTGGGGCCTCTGTGGCTTGGAGAGTCACCACATGATCCTGAAGGAGTTTTGTATAGCGTTCCACGGATAGTTCAACGTCTTTATAGGCTTGTAAAATGGCGTCTGTCATGTTGTCCTCCTTCGCTCGGTCAGCATACACTAGGGCATGCCTCCCTTCAACGTCAGCCAACGTGCGGGCATATCACCGGTTGTTCTGAAAGTTCTTGAGCAGATCGCAGGCAGCGTATCACGGACTACTCTGGGTCATACAGCAGCAGGGGTGAAGCATCTCTCAAGATTGTTTACCAAAGACAGGCAGAGTCTTCTCAAGAATTACCTCGATGATCCCGCCAGAGCCTCCGCTTATCTGAAGTATTTCTTTCCCATCAACCTGTCGAAGATCCAGCTTCTCCTGGACGAATTGCCGGCGGACACGTTCACATCCGATCGTTCGGAGGGATTGTCCGTCCTCGATGTAGGGTCGGGGCCTGGCACAGCAGCCATCGCAGTGCTTGATTGGCTGGTGCAGAATTACCCAGAGCGAACGAACGGACTTTCTGTCGTTGCAGTGGATTCATCGTCAGGCGCATTGATCCAATCACGCCGGATTTTGGAGGGATATTGTCGGGAAGCAGGACTGGAAGGAGTGAGGTTCACGGATCATCGGGACGATGTGGAGCAGAGCATGAGACATGTTTCCGGGAGCGCTCTTGAACAACACGGCCCCTACGATCTCGTGATCCTGGCCAATTGTCTTAATGAGTTGGGAACCGGGTTGCCCGATCCGACTACCATACAAACTACCATAGTGGCAAACGCACTGGCGCTCATGAAACCACACGGCACCGTCATGATCGTCGAGCCGGCTTTGAAGACGACGTCGAGAGCCCTCCATCGGGTACGCGATCGCTTATTAGATGAAAGACATTGTACCGTGTATAGTCCCTGCCTGCATGAAGGCCATTGCCCTGCATTGGTCCATCCCGACGACTGGTGCCACGAAGAGCGTCGCTGGGAGGCTCCGGCAGCGATTCAATGGATTGACCGGGGCGTTGGGTTCATCAAGGACGCACTGAAGTTTTCCTATCTACTGCTCCGCACAGACGGACGGACGATCGTGAAACGTAGTCCAGATGTGTTCAGAATCGTCAGTGAAATGCGAAAGATGAAGGGGGACACGAGGGCCTGGCTTTGCAACGAACTCGGGCGCATCGAACTGGGTCGCCTGGATCGGATGAGATCCGAGAGTAATGCGACGTGGGATGAATGTGAACGGGGCACGATTGCTGAGATCAAAGGCGCGCATCGCAAGGGCGGATCCAAGCTCGAAAGAATTCCTGCCGAAGGGACCGTCGCGATTGTCAGACGAACGGACTCGCCAATCAATCGAACGTCGTGAGTGCGTCACTCTCACGAAGTGACTGCAACAGAACTTCCTGGACTGCCCGGGCAGTTCCGTGATGCCGGTGTGATATGAAAAATGCGGTCCGTTGGCAGCGCTCTCCATCGCTTGTTCATCGTGGGAAGGGGAGTGGGCATTGAAGAATGTAAAGATTATCTGGGCTTCGACCTAGGCGAGGAAGACGGATGCCGACCACTGGATCTTAGCGCGGAGGATGCGAGGATGTGCAAATACGGGGCGGAGATTTGACCCTAAAGAATAGGAAACGAATAAGGTCCTAATCTGCTTCCGGCTCGGAACTGCCGTGCTGGTGCGACACTTTATCCTCTTCGAACAACTCTTCCATTTCTTCGGCAATCATGTCGCGATCATTCGGAACGGATATCAGTGGAATCTCCTTGCGGGCTGTTGCTTGTTTCTCGGCTTCAGGCGGTTCCGGCTGTTTGGGCTGGTCGCTCATGGCTGAAGTATACACTACTTTAGGAAACGGAATGGGGGTTATTCAAAGGCTTCCAAGGACGACGGTTCAGGGAACGTTCTCTTGCAATTTCCGCAGGTCACAAAATAGATGGCCTCGCGGACGGACATCGTCGCACGAAAATCCAAGCTGACCCCCCGATGGTTGCATGCCGTGCAGGAAATGTCCTTCAGCCGATACGGCACGTCTGGCTGGGTGCGGAGATAAAACTCCATGTCGGTATAGATGGGAAAACT
This window harbors:
- a CDS encoding pyruvate ferredoxin oxidoreductase, encoding MYLVADISVEICAAKSCKLCTQYCPEANTILYSDEMGKDKGFKYGSAYVAVDRCKGCAQCVWVCDNMAKNNAIKMIMIDQLPKAALTDNVTYGEKSTTAVLASPVVG
- a CDS encoding carbon monoxide dehydrogenase beta subunit family protein; the protein is MATTQDTREKIIVPGPAGFHPPSAAQLGVALPDPGQGLYYGLLEPNEEKVIEEMARKMLTSPNATIFPGPLLLWAWNDHAVEKAKATLEIAAQIPEVMIIPMPDYRPKYPKIDPEEVINPNHPNLTIWGNKIEACIFIGVHCHYANLTLKMIRAGTNCCTMAICAEQGHEDAMLTIRDSDTLKIKRVAQIFKKVREEMGIQLPSSGENVRFTGTQSKVHGGKSHTNPMTFAPSPGGAGSAAMFGHSPEQMKREG
- a CDS encoding transketolase C-terminal domain-containing protein, producing the protein MSEALETQQKTNPQGDPITSVAAPKSDGKKDPHAEAKRQKVVTPEYLFHEAPRTKEFITGSEAAKEAIRRSNVDLAIAYPITPQSETMQLVGVLYGEGYVKEYYRGEEEVGVMAAIAGGSRAGVRCYTATAGPGTLRGLEGIASWPGHRLPVVAMFTCRVVNAPLAIQPDNIEVSYLLNCGMIVFHAENQQDMFDFTMAGFTISEKNDVTLPVGVCCDGFFVTHARGYVRMQDRSMKLPPREAWRGAVPVLDAENPPARLSRDAPVQKSNFMAYNIHAVWQQEVWAAVERSRKYINQYLGGLLTAENIDGADAIIIASGSAAAQSREAVRICKEKGLNVGIIKIRSLRPFPTKELRQLCGNVKLIVIPEFNYVGWLAKEVATAIYGFSKAKIIGGPRVYGGQSMPVELIVDEVESGLTGKKSTNVAMSQIMGGAVNPDEVAHFMRSI
- a CDS encoding small ribosomal subunit Rsm22 family protein — encoded protein: MKHLSRLFTKDRQSLLKNYLDDPARASAYLKYFFPINLSKIQLLLDELPADTFTSDRSEGLSVLDVGSGPGTAAIAVLDWLVQNYPERTNGLSVVAVDSSSGALIQSRRILEGYCREAGLEGVRFTDHRDDVEQSMRHVSGSALEQHGPYDLVILANCLNELGTGLPDPTTIQTTIVANALALMKPHGTVMIVEPALKTTSRALHRVRDRLLDERHCTVYSPCLHEGHCPALVHPDDWCHEERRWEAPAAIQWIDRGVGFIKDALKFSYLLLRTDGRTIVKRSPDVFRIVSEMRKMKGDTRAWLCNELGRIELGRLDRMRSESNATWDECERGTIAEIKGAHRKGGSKLERIPAEGTVAIVRRTDSPINRTS
- a CDS encoding 2-oxoacid:acceptor oxidoreductase family protein, with translation MAKRFNIRMAGVGGQGVVTGSHILSTAVINAGGESTIVPFYGSEKRMAPVESYVRVSDEAIYEIGEITFPHIIIIFHPQVITHGKSYTMPFYFGLKEDGVALINNDGPMKLHKDQARELEERRAKLYYFPATKISLEVAGMDLATNMALMGCIGAITGLTNMNGLEQAVKDRFLGKGFVVSGGTAALDSVVERKFKKKQELIEKNVAVMRAGWNYAVDHGWAAADVKRAEEPVAAASA